ACTCTACAGGCGTCTGTATCGCTATTCGAAGCCCTACCTTTTCAGGATACTGCTGGCGATGGCGGCATCGCTGCTGGTGTCCGGTTCCGATGTGGCTACCGCCAAGCTCGTCAAGCCTTTTGTCGATGATGTGCTGATCGCCAGCAAAAGCGGTCTGGTCAATCTGGTGCCGATCATTGTCCTGGGACTGGCTCTGATCAAGGGCGCCGGCCGCTATATCCAGGAATATTTCATCAAAACCGCCGGCCAGTTGGTGGTGCAGGATATTCGCAACGATCTTTACCGGCACTCCATGAACCTTTCCATGGGCTATTTTTCACGCAGTTCCACTGGCAATGTGATGTCCCGCATTCTGAACGATGTCGGGTCGCTGCAGCGCACTGCCGCGGACGTGGTGGTGGAGGGGCTGAGAGAGAGTTTCACCCTTGTCGGTCTCACGGTGGTGGCTTTCCAGAGCGACTGGCGCCTCGCCAGCATCGCTTTTGTGGTGATGCCGATCTCCATCGTGCCCGCCAGTGTCATCGGCCGGCGCATCAAGGACAATACCCGCAGAGGGCAGGGGGCTCTCGGCAACCTGACCCGCGTGCTGCAGGAAAGCCTTGCCGGGATCAAGGTGATCAAGGCCTTTGGTACCGAAACCCGCGAGAGCGAACGTTTTCGAAAAGAGAATCAGCGATTTTATTATTTTATTCGCAAGGTGCTCAAATACGATTCGGCGGCGACGCCGGTGGTGGAAATCCTTTCTTCCATCGGAATCGGGGCGGTGCTCTGGTACGGCATTCAACGGGTCAGCCAGGGCGCGATGACCCAGGGTGACCTGTCCTCCTTTCTGGCCGCCATGTTGATGATGTACGCGCCCCTGAAGCGCCTGACCAAGGTCAGCAACGCCGTGCAGCGCGCCCTCGGTTCGGCCGAGCGTGTGTTTGAGCTGATGGATGAAAAACTTGATATCGTGGATCGGGAAGACGCCCTGGTGGCCGCCCGTCCGGCCGGCCACATACGGTTTGATCATGTCGGTTTTTCCTATGGGGAGGAGCCGGTCCTGCACGATTTCAATCTCGCTATCCAGGCCGGCGAGATCGTCGCGCTGGTAGGCCCGAGTGGCAGCGGCAAATCGACCATTATCGGGCTGCTCAACCGGTTTTACGACCCTCAGCAGGGCCGCATTCTGATCGACGGCCAGGATATCCGGCAACTCACTCAGCAAAGTCTCAAACAGAGCATCGCCCTGGTCGATCAGGAAACATTTCTGTTCAACGATACGATCCGCAACAACATCCGCTACGGTCGTCCGGAAGCTACGGACGGCGAGGTGGAAAAGGCGGCCTCTCTTGCCTACGCGGACGAGTTCCTCAGCGTCATGCCGGAGGGATACGAGACGGTCATCGGCGATCGCGGCGTGCGTTTGTCCGGAGGCCAGCGGCAGCGAATCTGCATCGCCCGCGCCATCCTGCGCGACGCGCCGATCCTGCTGCTGGACGAAGCTACCAGCGCTCTGGATACGGAGAGCGAAGCCATGGTGCAGAAGGCCCTGGTCAATCTGATGGAAAATCGCACGACCATCGTTGTCGCCCACCGGCTTTCAACGGTCATGCATGCCGATAAAATCGTCGTGCTCGAAAATGGCCGCATCTGCGAAACCGGCAGGCACCAGGATCTGTTGTCCGGCGAGGGGCTTTATCGGCGTTTATATGAAATGCAGTTTGCCGACCGTGTCTGACCGGCAGGCGAGGGGAGGATGGCGTGTACCTGCTGTATGATCTGATCTGGCTGTTTTGTTGCCTGTTGCTGGTGCCCTGGTATCTGTTGCGCAGACACTGCGGCGGCAAGAACCGGCAGGGGTTGCGCGAGCGCTTGGGCTGGTATGCCAGAGGGCGCCTGGCACCGCTGGAAAATCGCCCGGTGCTGTGGCTGCATGCCGTGTCGGTGGGAGAAACCAGAGCCGCCATTTCCCTGATCCGGGCCCTCAAAAAAGCTTTTCCGGAATACGCGCTGGTTCTCAGCAATGTTACCGAAACCGGCCACGCCATCGCCCGGGAAATCGCCGAGATCGACCTGTGTCTGTTTTTTCCCTTTGATATTTCCCTGGCGGTGCGGCGGGTTTTGCGCCAGTTGCGCCCCGCCATGGTTGTCATTGTCGAAACCGAAATCTGGCCGAATCTGGTGCGGTGCGCCCATCGCGCCTCGATTCCGCTGGTGCTGGTCAATGGGCGCATATCGGACCGG
This portion of the Syntrophotalea acetylenica genome encodes:
- a CDS encoding ABC transporter ATP-binding protein: MRYNPRLLYRRLYRYSKPYLFRILLAMAASLLVSGSDVATAKLVKPFVDDVLIASKSGLVNLVPIIVLGLALIKGAGRYIQEYFIKTAGQLVVQDIRNDLYRHSMNLSMGYFSRSSTGNVMSRILNDVGSLQRTAADVVVEGLRESFTLVGLTVVAFQSDWRLASIAFVVMPISIVPASVIGRRIKDNTRRGQGALGNLTRVLQESLAGIKVIKAFGTETRESERFRKENQRFYYFIRKVLKYDSAATPVVEILSSIGIGAVLWYGIQRVSQGAMTQGDLSSFLAAMLMMYAPLKRLTKVSNAVQRALGSAERVFELMDEKLDIVDREDALVAARPAGHIRFDHVGFSYGEEPVLHDFNLAIQAGEIVALVGPSGSGKSTIIGLLNRFYDPQQGRILIDGQDIRQLTQQSLKQSIALVDQETFLFNDTIRNNIRYGRPEATDGEVEKAASLAYADEFLSVMPEGYETVIGDRGVRLSGGQRQRICIARAILRDAPILLLDEATSALDTESEAMVQKALVNLMENRTTIVVAHRLSTVMHADKIVVLENGRICETGRHQDLLSGEGLYRRLYEMQFADRV